The DNA sequence AACCTGCTATTGCAAATATAAGCGTCAAAGAAAAAGCCGGTTTTACAGAAATTCAAATAGAAAGTAATTCTCCATTTACTTATGCCATGTATAAGACATCAGACCCGCATAAGGTAGTGGTAGAGCTCAACAATATAGACCACGGTAAATTTACTGAGAAAATTGTTGTTGGGAGGGATGGGATTATGGAAATAGTGCCTACTAAGATTGATGACCCTCAGTCTCTGGCAAGGCTTGATATTACCCTAACTGCACCTGCTGAAGTTAAACCCTCTCTGAAGGGAAATTCATTAATACTCTATGTTTTAAATTCAAGCCCTGAGGTCAAAAATGTTAAAAAAGAAGAAGAGAAACCTGCTGTAGCTAAAATATCTGAGCCCCAAAAAGAAGAAGATAGCTCTGGCGCTACCACAGTTATGGTCAGGACAAACTTTGGCGGATATTTAAGCAAAAAGGTTGTCTCTGTAAGGGAGATGAGGTTTAAAGACATTGTCCCTCAGCAGTATGACTTTAGCTGTGGTGCGGCATCAATGGCAACGATTTTTAAATATCTTTATGGCGTTGAAGGGGTAAAAGAGGAAGAGATTGTAAAGGACATGATAGCAAAGGGCGATCAGGATCTGATAAAGGAGAAGGGCTTTTCCCTTCTCGACATGAAGAAATACGCAGAAAGACATGGTTTTCAGGCAAACGGCTATAAGGTAAAGGCCGAAAACCTGTCAAAGCTCAGAATCCCGACCATTGTCCTTATGAATACGAGGGGCTATACACACTTCGTGGTTCTTAAAGGCGTAAAAGACGGAAGGGCTTATTTAGCTGACCCGGCTGCCGGAAACAGGGCAGTCCCGCTTGAAGAGTTTATGGAATCATGGGACAGTGTGGTCTTTGTAGTGTATAAGAAAACAGACAGAGACCTTACGCTTACGCTCAACACAGCCATGAGGCCACCGGTTAGTAATGTTTTAAGGCTCACAGAGCGTTTATTGGTAGCATCGCTGATGGCGCTGGTTGTTGTATGGACGACGCCTGCGGGGGCATTTGTAGGGATCTATTCTGACAGACTTGAGGTGAACGGGGAGGTCCTTGGAAAGGCCATCAATGAGAAAGAGATGAACAGCCTGAGGGGAACTTATATGGGCTTCAACTTTTCAGTGCTTTTTGAGGGGTGGTGGGACACCCTTGGAAATTACAATGCAACCCTTGTAACAGGCGGCAATACAGGCACAGCAGGTAGCATAGCGAAGGCAAGCCTTCCTGAAGGCACGCAAGTAAATATTCAGGCATCTGTTGGCGATCTCGGTGGTTCAAAAGGTATATTCCAGATAACACAGGTCCCCTGAAGTGGCAATATTGTGACGAACAATATGATAGTAAATATTCAAATCATTCAGGTACTGGGAAATACTATCCAGAATCTTCCGACTCTGCCCTGGCATTGATTAACAGGGAGAAGTTTTATGAAGACCTCCGCTTCTCCCTATTATTTACTGCTTCGGAAAGGAGGTTTAGAGGTTTAATGATACATCGGAAATGTTCAGGTCCGATTGTTAAAGGACAGTTATGCCTTATTTTTATTTTTGTTGTTTTCTCAGTGTGTTATCTTGCGGTGCATTCTTATGCCCAGTCGCCTGAGGAGATAAAAAAGCAGTTAATAAAAAAGGGCATTTCCGAAGAAGTAATTAATATCCTCAACCCTCGCTGTCAGGAAAGTCTGAATATGAGGCTTCCTGCAGAAGTTGTCTGGTATGCGACCTTTGACCGTGATGCAAAGAGCGTTACCATTGACTTTCAGACAGGCGGGAAGACCCACAACTCAATAACAGTTGTCTCTCTCAAAGGTGGTGGATGCATGACCGTGCATAACACTGTTATTATGACTATTGGAGCATGCAAGGCAGAGGCAGAGTGGTGGATAAACTCCTACAAAAAACGCGGGGTGAAGATCAAAATAGAAGAAGAAGGCCAGCAGCGCATATATCTGAGCGCTGAGGGGAACCTCGGGGTTAAGGTATATTTATATCCGATGGGCAACCTCTGCATGCAGGTCTTCAGGAATGTTGAAACAGTGAAAGAGCTTAAAAAAGAGCCTAAAAAATAACTTGCCAGGGGTTTAACAAAAAGTGTCAGAATTTTTTGCACGACGGTTGCCTGCGCTTTGTAACCCCTTGTTTTATAAGCTTTTATTTTTTTGTATGCTTCTTGCTATTATTTTGTTTGTAAAACATGTGGGTTCAGGTTTGTAGTCGGAGATTCGTACCGAACCTAAACACGAAATTTTTACCCCGACGCTTCGGGGTAAAAATTGGTTGTTAAGAAAAATAACATCTTGACAGGAATTTTTCTTTAGTTAAGATATATTTCTGTTCTTGTGCTTTTCTATGGATTTTCGCTGAAGCCTGCTCCAGAGCGAAAGTGTCATTTCGAGTGTAACGAGAAATCGTTCTCATTAAAGATTCCTCCCTCGAAATAAATTTAGGAGCGGAATTAGAACGTCCCAAGGAGAAATAATGTATGGAAAAGGATATCCCTTATGAAAAAAGAGAGAGGTGGATTCATACCCTTGCCCTTCTCTCTCTGTGTGTAAGTACATATTATCTCATCTATCGTCTTAGCACATTTAACCTTGATGCCTTGACCTTCTCCATTGTTCTTTACAGTGCTGAGGTCTATGGATTTATAACCACCCTGATGTTTTTCTTCATGGTCTGGAAGCTGAAGAAAAGAGTTCCTATTACCCTCAGACACGGATTAACTGTTGATGTCTTTATCACGACCCTGAATGAGCCTCCTGATTTACTCAGAAAGACTGTGCTCGGATGTCTTAAAATGAAATATCCACATAAAACATACCTCCTCGACGATGGAAGAAGGCCAGAGGTTAGGGCGCTTGCAAAGGAACTCGGATGTGAATATATAGCAAGGCCAGACAACAGGGATGCAAAGGCAGGAAACCTCAACTACGCCCTTCCGAGGACGAATGGAGAATTTATAGCTGTCTTTGATGCAGACCATGTGCCCCAGCCTGATTTCCTCGACAAACTCCTCGGATATTTCAATGATGAGAAAGTAGCCTTTGTCCAGATTCCACAGGATTTCTACAATGTGGATTCCTTTCAGCACAGGCTTACAAATGGTAAAAATGTCTGGACAGAGCAGTCTCTGTTCTTTTCACTTATACAGCCGGGAAAGGACAGGTGGAATGCAGCCTTTTTCTGCGGCAGTTGCGCTGTGCTCAGGCGTAAGGCTTTAGAGGCTATTGGAGGCTTTGCAACAGGCACAGTAACAGAGGACATCCATACGTCTATAAAACTCCATGCAAAAGGCTATAAATCTATTTATCACAATGAGAGCCTTGCCTATGGCATTGCTGCCCCTGTGCTTTATCCCTTTCAGGCCCAGAGGCTCAGGTGGGGCCAGGGAGCCATGCAGGTATTTATAAGGGATAACCCCCTGTTAAAAAAGGGACTTACCCTGCCACAGAGGATATGTTATCTTGCCTCAATGACCACATACTTTGACGGCTTTCAAAGGGTTATCTATTTCTTTTCTCCTATAATTGTTCTATTTACAGGGCTTTTCCCGATTAGCGCCTTCAATATAGATTTTCTCATAAGATTTATTCCTCATCTCGGCCTCTCACTCTGGGCCTATGAGGAAATAAGCAGGGGCTTTGGCCGAACCTTTCTCATTGAGCAGTACAATATGGTCAAGTTTTACACCTTCATTAAGACATCCCTGGGGCTTTTTATAAAGAAGAGACTGCGATTTAAGGTGACACCAAAGACAGAATTTGACAAGACGACTATAGGGATGCTCCTGCCCCAGGTGCTGATTGCAGTAGGAAGCCCTATTGCCATTATCTGGGCACTCTCAGGGATTGGCTCCTTTAAGGAGACTGACAGAGGAATTATATATGCCAACATCTTCTGGGCAATGATAAACACAGGGCTTGCCTACACAGTTATCAGATATGCCATAAGGAAAATACAGAGGAGGAGGAATTTCAGGTTCCCTGCTATTATCCCTGCCTTTGCAACCTTTCCCAATCAGGCAAAACAGTTGGTTGTAGTAGAAGACCTCCATGAAAAAGGAGCCTCTGTCTGCTGTTTTTACAAACTACAGACAGGCTGGACATTCCCCCTGCGTCTTATCCTTGCTGATAAGGCAGTTGAGGTAAACGGGAGGATTCTTAATGTAAGGGAAGCCCGTGTCAATGGCATGCCAATTTTCTACCATGGCATTGGGTTTAATGGACTTTCAAGGGAAATCAGGGATGCAATTATTGGCTTTAATTTCTCTTATGCCCTTAACAGGATGATGGGTGACCTTTCTGTTTCAGAAGAAACCCCATTTCTGAAGCTCGGCCGTATGTTTAGGGGGGAGACCCTTCAAAAAAGAGATGTAAGAAACCCGTATCACTTACCAGGGACCTACAGGATAAACGGCGCTGAGAGTCTGCCATTTGTTACAGAAGACCTCAGCGATCACGGCATGAGGATATTCACATATCATGATATTAAGGAGGATGTAATATCCTTTGACCTCCCCGATGAGAAAGGCTGGCGTTCTCTTAAGGGAAGGGTTACGTGGCGTAAGGAGATAGATTTTCATGGAGACAGGGCCTGGCGCTTTGGTGTGAAATTTCTCACAGGAGGGGTATAAAGATGCAGCGACAACTTCTTCGACTTATAGGTCTTATAGTACCTATTTTTTTTATTTTGTTTTCTGCCTCAACTTCTATGGCGGCTTCATACAGTGTGCTTGCTGGAGGGGAAGCTGACACAGAAAGCCAGGAATATTTATATACAGGCATAATAGTAGAGGAGCCTCTGCGGCAGAACCTCTCCATTATGGGAAAACTCTGGGTTGACTACCTTACATATAAGTTTGAAAGAGACAGCGAGATAATAAGGGCCAGGGCCCCTGCTTTTCAACCTGCTATTGGAGTGAAGTTCTCAGGCCAGGACTGGAGCACAACCTTCTGGGCAGGCTGGGAGCACAGAAACACCAAAATCAAGCCTTTCAGGGAGGATGTAGAGGTCAGGGGGACTACAGACAGCCTTGTGCTTCAGGCAGAGCTCGATAGATGGATAAAGGCCATGACGAATCTTAACTTTATTATCAGCTACAGCACTGAAAACAGCTATATCTGGTCACGAGGGAGATTAAAACAGGAGCTGTCGTCTTATCCGCTTGGCCGCGACCTTCCTTTAAGAGTAGGGCTTGAGGTTATCGGACAGGGAAACAAGGACTATAGCGCTTTTCAAGTCGGGCCTCTGGTAGAAATTTACAGCCCTTCAAAGAAGGTTTCCTTCCTGATTCACGGAGGTTATAAAAACAGCTCGAGCATCCCCAGCAGCGCTTATGGAGGCATTGAGCTATATTTTGGCTTTTAAAAGGATGTCAGGCAAGTCGGAATTGACTCGTTCCGAGATGCCTGACCTATAATCGATTTATTGGCTATATTGGACAATGAAATAATGAATTACCCCGTTAGAAAGAAACTCACACCCTCGCTGTCTAACGGGGTTACTCCCAAAATCATTTGTCTCCACCGTAATCTTGACCCGAAAATACCCCTCACCCCCGTATCAAGTACGGGGCAGGCTCTAACCCTCTCCCACAAAGGGGAGAGGGGATCTACTACTGTCCCCCCTCCCTTGCCCGCCCCGCTTCGCGGAGCGAGGCCGGGATGGGAGGGGGCGAGGGGGGTTTATTACTGATGCACGTGCAAACTAATACAAGTCTTGTTAAAAAGAATATACCCCTGAAAAAGGAACTTGATCTTTTGAAGGGAAATATATCCGCAAGAAATTTTAAGAGATATAGAAAACAGGCTGAGGCGGTAGTCAGATTTTTAAATTTAAATACAGGCGCATATAAAGGTAAGATTGTTGATTGGTCAGATGGGGCTTGCGTAATTATTGAAGACGACCTTTCACTTGAATCAAGCACTCTGGTGGATATAAAAAATCAGGACTCTGGAATATCGCTCCTGGGTGAAGTGATATGGACAGAGAAGTTGGCCAACGGGCTCAAGGCAGGGGTCAAGAGGGTTGACAATCTTAGAGGTTCTCTAAAGGATTTCAGACTCGCAGATGTGCTGATCGGACTTCATAAGAGTAAAGGTACGGGAATTCTCGAAATAAACAATGGGGCAATACAAAAAAATATATATATTAAAAATGGAGACATAATCTTTGCATCTTCTAACCTGGTAGATGACCACCTCGTAGAGATTCTTTTAAATGGCGGCAGGATTACAAGAGAGCAGTACGATAAAGCCGTTGAGGTAATGGAAAAAACGGGTAAATCCTATGAGACGATCCTCGTTGAACTTGACTATCTAACCCCGCAGGAACTCCTTGAAGCACTAAAATGTCAGGTCGAGGGGATTGTCATGGGCCTCTTTACTGTTGAAGACGGTAATTTTGAATTCCAGGAGGGCCCCTTTTCTACAGATGAAGTGATGGTAATCTTTAACCTCAATACTACCATAAATCTCATATACCTGGGCATCAAGAGGATTAATTATTCCGAGTATGTAAGAGAGAGGGAGCACTCGATGGATACTGTTTTGTCTCTATCTCAAGATTCTGCAACTCTCCTTCGTGACCTTTCCCTTGACGATACCGACAAAAGGATTCTTCTCTTTATAAATGGCAGGAACTCTATAAGGAAGATTTTGAGTCTTTCTCCATTAGGTATGTTTGAAACCCTCAAAACCATTTACGCCTTACAAACAATCGGGGTTATTGAGATAACGGAAGAGAATGAGGTCCTTCCAGAACCTCCCCATGAAGAGATAATCAGCGAACGTAAGGTTGAGCCTATTATGCCATTGCGAGCACTATCTCCCTCTCCTTCCCAGGAAGAGATAATCAGTGAACACGACCCTGAGATAGATAAAGAGCTTGTGGAAAAGGTAGAAGATTTACATCGCAAATATAAGACCATTGAATATCGTAGTTCTAAGCCCTTCAGCCGTAAGATACTTTTTGTTGGAATCATCCTCTCAGTTGCCATCTGGATTCTTATAGTTTTAGCTTATGTTGCTGTAAGTGCCTCTGAGCAGCGTAAGATGAAGGAGAAACTAAGCTATTACTCTGAGAAGTTTAGCGAGCTACAGGTGACTATGGAGGCATTGAACAAGGCTGAATCTGAGTTCAGGAGAATATTCTCGCTTGGGACAAAAGAGAAGGTGCTTGAAAGTATTCATACTTCTGCTAATGACTCAATCGACATGGAAGTATTGAAGGAACAGATTTCGAATACAATAGCGACTGTAGAAGGGATAAAAGAATATCTGAGTCAGCAAAGGGACATCTATATGGCAACACCTAAGGGTTGGCCTGTAATTGGGAGGGTGA is a window from the Nitrospirota bacterium genome containing:
- a CDS encoding C39 family peptidase — its product is PAIANISVKEKAGFTEIQIESNSPFTYAMYKTSDPHKVVVELNNIDHGKFTEKIVVGRDGIMEIVPTKIDDPQSLARLDITLTAPAEVKPSLKGNSLILYVLNSSPEVKNVKKEEEKPAVAKISEPQKEEDSSGATTVMVRTNFGGYLSKKVVSVREMRFKDIVPQQYDFSCGAASMATIFKYLYGVEGVKEEEIVKDMIAKGDQDLIKEKGFSLLDMKKYAERHGFQANGYKVKAENLSKLRIPTIVLMNTRGYTHFVVLKGVKDGRAYLADPAAGNRAVPLEEFMESWDSVVFVVYKKTDRDLTLTLNTAMRPPVSNVLRLTERLLVASLMALVVVWTTPAGAFVGIYSDRLEVNGEVLGKAINEKEMNSLRGTYMGFNFSVLFEGWWDTLGNYNATLVTGGNTGTAGSIAKASLPEGTQVNIQASVGDLGGSKGIFQITQVP
- a CDS encoding glycosyltransferase; the protein is MEKDIPYEKRERWIHTLALLSLCVSTYYLIYRLSTFNLDALTFSIVLYSAEVYGFITTLMFFFMVWKLKKRVPITLRHGLTVDVFITTLNEPPDLLRKTVLGCLKMKYPHKTYLLDDGRRPEVRALAKELGCEYIARPDNRDAKAGNLNYALPRTNGEFIAVFDADHVPQPDFLDKLLGYFNDEKVAFVQIPQDFYNVDSFQHRLTNGKNVWTEQSLFFSLIQPGKDRWNAAFFCGSCAVLRRKALEAIGGFATGTVTEDIHTSIKLHAKGYKSIYHNESLAYGIAAPVLYPFQAQRLRWGQGAMQVFIRDNPLLKKGLTLPQRICYLASMTTYFDGFQRVIYFFSPIIVLFTGLFPISAFNIDFLIRFIPHLGLSLWAYEEISRGFGRTFLIEQYNMVKFYTFIKTSLGLFIKKRLRFKVTPKTEFDKTTIGMLLPQVLIAVGSPIAIIWALSGIGSFKETDRGIIYANIFWAMINTGLAYTVIRYAIRKIQRRRNFRFPAIIPAFATFPNQAKQLVVVEDLHEKGASVCCFYKLQTGWTFPLRLILADKAVEVNGRILNVREARVNGMPIFYHGIGFNGLSREIRDAIIGFNFSYALNRMMGDLSVSEETPFLKLGRMFRGETLQKRDVRNPYHLPGTYRINGAESLPFVTEDLSDHGMRIFTYHDIKEDVISFDLPDEKGWRSLKGRVTWRKEIDFHGDRAWRFGVKFLTGGV
- the bcsS gene encoding cellulose biosynthesis protein BcsS, translating into MQRQLLRLIGLIVPIFFILFSASTSMAASYSVLAGGEADTESQEYLYTGIIVEEPLRQNLSIMGKLWVDYLTYKFERDSEIIRARAPAFQPAIGVKFSGQDWSTTFWAGWEHRNTKIKPFREDVEVRGTTDSLVLQAELDRWIKAMTNLNFIISYSTENSYIWSRGRLKQELSSYPLGRDLPLRVGLEVIGQGNKDYSAFQVGPLVEIYSPSKKVSFLIHGGYKNSSSIPSSAYGGIELYFGF
- a CDS encoding peptidoglycan DD-metalloendopeptidase family protein codes for the protein MHVQTNTSLVKKNIPLKKELDLLKGNISARNFKRYRKQAEAVVRFLNLNTGAYKGKIVDWSDGACVIIEDDLSLESSTLVDIKNQDSGISLLGEVIWTEKLANGLKAGVKRVDNLRGSLKDFRLADVLIGLHKSKGTGILEINNGAIQKNIYIKNGDIIFASSNLVDDHLVEILLNGGRITREQYDKAVEVMEKTGKSYETILVELDYLTPQELLEALKCQVEGIVMGLFTVEDGNFEFQEGPFSTDEVMVIFNLNTTINLIYLGIKRINYSEYVREREHSMDTVLSLSQDSATLLRDLSLDDTDKRILLFINGRNSIRKILSLSPLGMFETLKTIYALQTIGVIEITEENEVLPEPPHEEIISERKVEPIMPLRALSPSPSQEEIISEHDPEIDKELVEKVEDLHRKYKTIEYRSSKPFSRKILFVGIILSVAIWILIVLAYVAVSASEQRKMKEKLSYYSEKFSELQVTMEALNKAESEFRRIFSLGTKEKVLESIHTSANDSIDMEVLKEQISNTIATVEGIKEYLSQQRDIYMATPKGWPVIGRVTSPYGKRKHPVHGGDDFHSGVDIAVTPGTPMMATADGIVSFAGWSGNSGNLVVLEHGFDYSTAYAHARRIDVKVGQLVKRGDIIAYAGSTGNSTGSHCHYEIWKDGNRVNPMPFIEGEGT